From Rhopalosiphum padi isolate XX-2018 chromosome 2, ASM2088224v1, whole genome shotgun sequence:
aaaaatgttataaaccaatattaaaggctttatgctttaaaattaataccaaacaataatttatttaatagtagtaGCGTCTCTTTATGACCAATACAGAAATACTTACTTAGGATTTGTCAGTAACAGaagtaatataattgtacacaatatcattattatatcactATATATCAGATAACTTTTAACACGaatctaaataaaaactttggtaggaaattaaaattaatacttgcaTGGAAAATTTGGAAAGAATAAAATACACTAATACCCTTTAATACCTTAAGTAATAGaagtaaattgttttaagtaaataaataaaggtaTTATCAgagtagttatatatttatctaggATCCATTATAACTTAGATATGTATGTAAATGGTTATGGCAgatagaaaaatgtaatataagattatggcgtttatgcatatttaatctaaataatattaagaaaatcttAAGGACAATTAATATGGTACTGGccgttttttataataagtttgtgACAAAATAGTTAAAAAGCTAAACAATCCTGGTAATCATAAAAACAATTAGTAATAtgcttaaaattttatattaaaaggaGAAGATAAGAGAAATAaccaaaaatcataataatcaataaatatgcaCATTGCATGCACGaatataacaaaacataaatttataaattaactatacctAGGGCAAATGTATTAagatacattgtattatactatgttgTGTATTGGCAAATAAGACTACAATATTATGGATAAATCAAagttataaacaatacattttaaatctaatttaactATTGAAATGACCTGATTAAAAGTTATGATAAATAGACTTAATTctgaaaatatgattattagaaGATTAAGTTGATTATAGTGTGGTAATTTCAAATGTAGCACAACTTACAATggcttaaaaatgttatgtttagtATAAGAGATATGATCTAACAAATTTAGTTTGTTTAAATACCCAGATATTACAATTTTCttgctttatttaatttttcacaattCACTTAATTCCATAGGCATGTGATAGTTTTTGTAAAGAAAGAGATATCCtaacctaaattaattttttaaagtatttaataacaagactattttaatataaacaaattagtaAAAAGATACAAtagtgccaaaaaaaaaaaacacctaaGTAAATCTGAAACATTAGTAAAATATTCTaagaaataaaaagtaaatccACACACTACacaaatgtcataaaattatgaatgagaatataatacatattacctttagttaatacctaatattatttaacttttgagTATGTAATATGATAGTTTTGAATTAGAATATGGAAATATACACATTGaaggtacatttaaaaaatattgtaaaataacgtcttaatgtcaataaaatagGTAGATATAAATCAGCCTATTATGACTGTATTGGTAAAGCATCAAATACCCTAGAACTATAAAGATGTAACGTCattgacaaaaaaattaatagtactACCATCAATGAATCACTGAgaacataaatgaaaaaaaaaccaacaaactTTAAAAGGGTAATGCTATTAGATATCTAAGGTGATAAACTGAACAATATCTGTAGTTTTCAACAAAATGCTATGCGCAAATTATGGCATTTTGTATTCATGATTGTGTCTAGGCCGGCAactcaaatgtatttaaaatcaattatcaaATGACGATTGCCATTGACCATTATGAAAATAGTTGAAAACATCACGCGCAAAGGAAGGAAATTGGAGTAGAAGGATGTCCACGTTTGACAATCTTTGATGAGAAACGTTTATGGTTGTTGGAATTGGTTATAACgtattatacattgaaataaCAACATCCGCTTAAAAACGGAAAACCATTAATAGTTACGGCCGGTGCAAAATGTTACCTGTCATCCTCCTTGACTTGTTCCTCTAAGCCGGATTGATCGACGCCATTGTTGTCGTTGGTGCCGTTGGTCTGTTCTTTCGGTTGTTCGTCTGACATGTTAGCGGTGGTCTGTCGTAGGATTTAGGGTGGACTGTGTGTTTACTGTCACGCGTAGTCGGCGGGGACGAGCGATGTGGCGGGTGACAGCAGCGAGAGGAAAAAATTGATGGCAACGAGAGACGGATTATTGTGCTAGAAACTTTTCTGAACGTAGGTAGGTACCGGACGGCAGGACGGACGTATGAGTAGGATAGCTATAGAAAATGGCCGCGGGCGTCGATCGGAGTGTCGTAGTCAGACGCGGTCACAGGGTAACGCCGACAGTTTACAGTGTGACCATCCCATTCCCATAAATGTTCCATGTCATTCGACCGGCGACCGTCCTCCCTCCGGACCAAACCATCCAAAACGATCCAGCAAAAACGACTTCTTAGGGCTTTTAATTTTTACCGCCATGAAACGTCACACATCATAcaatactatactatagtatattaaaatttaaaaatttgcatcTGTGCAGTGTGCATCATCGATTTTTATTGCGCATGAGCACAATGTTAcgatacattaatacattatgccGTGTATGGCGTAATGGCGTATGGTGTATCTTACTACACATTGTTCACAGTGAATAATGAtcacttaaatagttaaatgtatactatataaacatattacctatagtaaatctcgtatattatcattattataatattatctaagggtgtattaaatataatattataaatgagtatagaaaaaagataatattccaaaaatacgaaaaataaattgagataccatttataagtattatatatatatatatatatatatatatatatatatacatacatatagccATATtggtaaacttataaaaaaaaatattatgatctaaTATTTTAGGAGGTTGAAGGATATTACCTACTTTATTAGTAAAcactactaaatactaaatagtatgtcgtatgtatagataaaaatgataaaattaatacctatttaaataaagttttttttaattttccgtaAGTGGGGTGTTGAGGAATATATTACCTATCCTTATTCTACTaatctgtttttttattttacattctgaacggagtgaagaatgtattgattttacaatgatttatgttttttttattattattttttttttgtgtctttcatcacgttttggaatagaaataatgctttgatttttgactttagcccctctttgaaaaggaaaattcatctagttggtacttgcAGGGGGGGAGTAAAAGTAAGTTACTAAACTAAActagtatagtttttaaaagcattaatataatatatcctactaattatcctagactgataaatcatctccattcagaattgtttttcgtatacaatgatacctgtcattgcattcaaatttaacacatccattatagtgacctactcttcatctctactatacagtagagcgatacccactatataaataataattatttagatatataatttaatatgtatattatgtatatattttattggtatgaTTTCGCATTTCTTTTGATtagtacttataacttataagttataagtaagtTTAGTACCTATATCTAAGTtagaaatactaaatacataataggtaaACAGTCACACAGATTATTTAGTTTCATTTAAtctgttgtaacttgtaatcaaagaaatgtatagataatagattaatatttaatagacaaCTCATCAATAACTGTTTTCATTGGGTTCAATAAAAAAGCTATAATCGGTATTGAATTTGGTAATCTCGGGTCCAATCATAATTTATACCAAAATACTTTAAACTTAGTGTCAATTTCTTGTAGATAATTGGATCTAGTTGTTACTTCGAGAaatcaaaagtaataaatttattttgcttttcaaaataattggatgatttaaaaaaaaactagaatctTTATTTTGataccttttaaaatttttttttttataatttaaatatttattcatgtagAGACTAGATACAATTatctgaattttttaaatttatgtagatATGGTAGAaggtagaatatttatttttgagtaaaaaagctagaaaatttaatacaaagtttttcAGTTGttcttattttcataatattaataacaaaaatatacttgtcaaaatgtttttattacttacaGCTCTACAAGTTACaagtgtttaaagttaaaattgacatttgtcaaaatcacgaacatttacaatgcattaaaatttttatcttaaattactTACCTAATCCTTGAAAAACAGTTTTACAAACAGATAATGATTTTGTGGATAtctgaagttcaaattttgacgaCATGGGATATTTTCAAACCTATAGCAGGTAggttttagtaggtatatatatatcaaatccCTAATTTGTGTGTAGTAGAAAATGTGAAATGATAAACGAAAAAAGTTTATGTTTACTAGTTACAACCCTTAAAATATGTCAGTTTGGCTTTGACCTTTGAAAGAAGGCGGCTCTCGTGTTAAATTCAGCCTTGTATATGTTATGCCGGATTTatgaaattgccgatttcatgaaatcagcaacgttgtcgccgaatacgtgaaatcggcaacTCAAGTGCATAATACTGCCGATTGCGTGAAATCGGCAAGacctttcttaaaaaaattataaaacataatttaaataaaatatgtgtagaacaccggaaatataataaaataataaatacattttaatgtgtaaaaaaagtgaataaaaaaaaattgtattatatttaaacactttGACAAGTATGGCCTGGGTGACACGCCGAATTACACATAATTTATCGCGATATTTCGAGACCAAGTTCGACGATCTTTGTACGGAATAAGATCGGCAAGTTCATCATTCATCATAGGTAATAAAGATTACGGCATAATGTGGTGGTAATGCGATCAGCACGcgtgcaattattgtttatttatataatccactatttgtaattatgacaattatgtcataataatatgttaccgaaTTCAAGAAAAAAGTCTGCTTAATTCATGAAATCGGCAAACAAAATTTGCCGATTTCACGTAATCGGCGACAACGTTActgatttcatgaaatcggcGATTTTTCTGCcttgtatacactataaaaaaaaagcagCAGTGGTGGATTTATGAGGGGCGATCGTCTTTGGGCCTTTATTTCGTACATTGTACTCAAGGCCGTAAGTGGAAAttaatttcggggggggggggggggttgtaAGCCAAAAATGTGTGttctaattgtattataatattgtgtaggtaattaaatatggttaaaaattcataatattgtagaattataaatagtatttattgaaattcacattaaaaaatttttagacttaatattaattagattattaaacttaattctatacatttagtttgaaaaatggtttatattttatatgacaaactctatatttctttgtttttcatttgaaaaacgaTTGATTACTTCTTCTGGATCTACAACAATATTCCTATGTACACTGAGTAATGCTAGGCCAGTCAATCGGTTTTCTCCAGTTGCATTCCTTAGGTAATTTTTTGTCTTTTTgccatttcaaataaataaattaaacacttCGTAAATCGTAGCACACTAAAACGTCAGAACGGACAGAACGTAAACCAAATGTCAACTAAATATTGGAAATGAATATTGCCCGAAAAAGTTTTAACTATTATCAAAGACTATTAAGATAAGATTACTAAAATACTAAGAAATAGTTCTTTGTCGATTACACATTCTGGtggtaatgtattatacatatatacctatgtagtatgtacctataatactatcAAGAAATCCGGCTGATACACCCGAAGTgaagttatttttaagtttataacgtaGACCATAGCTGTCATTCGTATATGCACGTATCAATGTTAATCGATTATTCTAGactgaaatagttattttattacgaCATAAAATAACGCgaaaaatttcggggggggtTTGAACCCCCAAACCCCCCCCCAGATACGGCCTTGATTGTACTACAGATATttttgatataggtatatagtcatacagatatacataaatattcctATTCACCCTCCCCTTAAACAAGCTTTAAATCCACCCCTGGTATAcctacagtatacactataataaaattacaatacctatacttactaaatataaaaataaaatatgagtaaATACATAGTCGGTCATATTTTGGATTAAGAAACCAGATGTGCGTACGtatccaatatttattttttattttttctagcataataaattgtacacatATTAAAGGTGAATTTAAcaggtttattatattatttgtttgtgtgTGCACTGCTCTAAATCTTAGAATTTTAACATctatggaaataaataataataataaaatacatctattttcattgaaataactgaaatgtttattaataaatattttattatacataatattagaattagatacatttttataagtggctaggtacctataaaagaaagaaaattatttaataatacattttcaaagagatatatgaattatgaattactATTACTTCGCccattacttatttttacagTATAACGAGTATAAAATTTAGTAATTGTACACACTAGTACACTACATAGTACATAGTACCTAGTGTTAAAGACACATAGACATAATACATAGTACTATTTAAAGTGCACTGTATTTGTTAAGCCAATAGAATATGAATATACggatattgtgtatattattattagatctttggaaaataattgtttcacaaaattgcatttaaatttggctaataataatatttagctgCGTACATTTTGCATTATGTTCatgtttattacttataaacatactatattataattgctaatagttattatagtttgtttattattttaatttttgttgaatttatttataaacttaattctaaatcactgaaaatttacaattactcattacaaaattaaaatggaggtaatttattaatttattaatttataaattttaaaatataacatatttcttatttttagcaatttataataacctgtttttattttatattataaaatatgtaatttcttattaaaatatttgaacaatgactaaataatataaatctttacctatacaaataaaatattagtgaaaGTATCTAATGATTAATATCAATGCTTCTTTTAGGTATTTTGTGTaggtataccataataatataatatattttactgtcaTACCCTCATACCCAAATAAGCATAGGTTTATAAAGGCTATATACAAAGATATTACATCTAATACATCGGTAAAACCTAATTTAAATGTCTTTTATTTTCAGCATACTTCTAAAGTTAAACGGGACTTATGGAGAATATGTAAGCAAATTCGAGAGGTAGTCAATtacatcaaatttaatttttgggaatattattcaatttacgaTATAAAAAACACTGGATTTGTAaccggtaataataattaagtatatttttttttcaattaaatacttGAATGTCttatagtaatacaattaataagtatttatttttatatttttacttaagtttacaaattcaaaaatacattatCTGGACCATTAAAATCTATTACTAATTTAAAGGATGAGGAAATACAATTTCTAGTCAGCTATTTTGAAAACTCCAATGGACAAGTACCGTATGGACAATTTTGCGAAATTATACATGAATCAAAGAAACCAaaaaaaggtacctatataatattttgtagataactattattatcgattagtattgtataagtaggtatatcacattttttatgttttcaatgtaataatttacatgtacattgtaagtacaacttataagtggcataaatatagtttatttattgtgtacctacctacttatatgATATGTGTGGTTTTGTGTAATTGTGAACTTAAGGTtatattctacatttttaagataatataattggttaaataaaTATGCATCAGAACATTGAAAAaggcatttaatttatttttaatgcttgaATGAATAACACTAAtgacaaatatatgtataaaatatgtacattcagatataattaacaataataaaatatactacctattatagaattcccttccaatataataaatgacGGAAATGTCTACTATACATTAAAAGACTTTCcccgtttaaaaataatgaaaaaaatgtctagaaatttaaatatatcaagcATTTTCTTGGAATCTCATTTTGAAGACTACGAAAAGGTATTCACTCTTACATTTTGattgtcaattaaatattattattttattttattctgttttagCTGACCAATAATAATGGACTGATGACTATAAAACAGTTTAAGGATATGTTATACGctttaaaaattccaatttcTCCACCAGAAATGCAccttattattgataaatttatggCGTATAGTTATATGAtcgataaaaaacaatttttaaatgaattgaacTGGGTGAAAAAAAATGACCCAGAATCATTTTTTACtaatgtaagtattataatcttatttggCAATTTCCACTGTTTTGTTACTAttttagttacctatataagtaaaggtaacataaattaaatgtaccattgtaactcatattataatatgccaatGGCCAGCAATaacaaatatacacatttttaaccataaacattatacaaatataattataacatgatataaataactgtttgaaagtttaatatactaatatatgtatgaaacttctgaatacattattttattgacataagtaaaatattaattaaactcaTTTCGACATCTCTGTATTTAGtagttgtttataaataataataaaataaataacattcatgagaattaataattatttatattttattgtaatactttttttattatttaactgtaataccttattctaattatttatattgataataaatagtttaacagTAGGTACCAATTAGTAGTTTACAACTTAACAAGTGTTTACaatcaatagtaataaataataatatacctacatatttatttttatcaaatatatttaaataatatatattacataatatatttattatacttttttttacatttttaatattaatttattttgttgtaggcCTTTAAATTAAGGATAAACTAAATacctatcaaaataatatattatagttaaatacattgttattctcaattaaaattattcataaaattacaatattttatataattatctaacaTAGACATTATTTAAACTAGGTATTTATTACCTAATGAATTATGGAAGACTAATTTTTGCTAAATAATTCAttgattgaataatatttatcattaatacaaaattataaataaaagtattaaattgaaGTCACAATTATCTGTTTGGCCATTTCCAGTTGGTTGTTGTTTGTTCATTAGGCTTAAGTAAATGTGGAAtttcttttaaacaattttttgccCACTCAGGTAGTAGATGTCTATCTTTTTGATCATATACCATAACTACTCCTTGAGTTGTCTCACATTTCACTTTACCGGTAGTTGTGTCAAGTTTTACAAGCGATCCATCtccataatttatacaaatttcaccagatttgattaaaaatgaactctttaatttacaatttgttgGTATATCAGATTTACCTTTAGTTTCTTTTGCTATAGGTCTCCTTCCTAGTGTCACCGGAAATACAGTAACACTACTGTTAGCACTTGTATCAAGAGTACACAAAGTTTTTTCAACTAAGCAACAATGttcatagtattttttaaattgaatataaattattttatctgattCATCTAAACATTCTGGTCGACTAAAAGATTTTGATTTTCCatttacaactatttttatGTCTCCATTTCCAAGACTTGATACCATAGATCCATTGTAAAAATGTGCTTCAAATGCTTTACCATCTTCCATAAGAAGACATTTTGCCTCATCACTATAAAAAACAACTTTGGCTGTCTTAGAAGCAATAAGTTTTACAAATTGAGCAgcatatgcatattttttccaATGATGCTGAGGAAGTGACTCATAACTATATACTTCATCAGCTCCTTTAATTGGTATAGGTGGAGGTTCGTCATTTAATGTCACTCCTCTATCTTTATTTGGTTTATATATAACCATATGTTGACCATCAGAAGAAATACGTATTACTTCTATAACTCGTTCTTCTTTGGATtttgatttcattttaataaactcTACACAAACATCTCCATTATTTAGAATACTTaacactttattttttgttttatgtctGTGTTTTTGCAAGCGTACTGTGCTTAAGCAATCAGCCATTCTATTTGATGAACTTGTTTCAGGAAAGGTTTTAAATGACTGTAAAAATTTATCATCAAAAACAGTAAATTGTCTATTTTCTGAATGCTGTGATGGAGTTACATGGTacatattttggaaattattgCTATGTTTATGAAAACTTCTTATTACATTTGATGTGTAGCATTCTTCTTTTTGGGCTTctgtatttaaatgaaaatctcTACAACTTGATAATGCATTTAAGTTAGAATTTCCAGTGTGATGATTAATTTCAATACTAGGATTATGAATTGAACGTACATAATGTAAACCGGTTGAAGAActacatttttctttattaaatgaaattgtATTGAAACCACTATCTTCAGTGAAATGTGATTGATGAAACCATATAGAAGGCCCatcacaaataattttttcttgcaTAAAATCATGATTTAACACACCATGCAAATTT
This genomic window contains:
- the LOC132922327 gene encoding serine/threonine-protein kinase PLK4, which codes for MLPYKTIPLSDNIDGYEKLELLGKGGFACVYHAQCRRTGRRVAIKEIDIWTMKKQNMIDRVRQEVKIHSQLKHPSILELYTFFEDCRHVYLVLELCHNGELLQYLKRNGNKLSEIEARYIIRQVVEGLLYLHKHNIVHRDMTLTNLLLTKDMRVKIADFGLATQLNSKDEKHMTMCGTPNYISPEVATRSSHGLETDLWGLGCLLYTLLVGHPPFDTDAIKSTLTKVVMSDFSLPNYLSNKAKDLINCLLRKNPRDRINLHGVLNHDFMQEKIICDGPSIWFHQSHFTEDSGFNTISFNKEKCSSSTGLHYVRSIHNPSIEINHHTGNSNLNALSSCRDFHLNTEAQKEECYTSNVIRSFHKHSNNFQNMYHVTPSQHSENRQFTVFDDKFLQSFKTFPETSSSNRMADCLSTVRLQKHRHKTKNKVLSILNNGDVCVEFIKMKSKSKEERVIEVIRISSDGQHMVIYKPNKDRGVTLNDEPPPIPIKGADEVYSYESLPQHHWKKYAYAAQFVKLIASKTAKVVFYSDEAKCLLMEDGKAFEAHFYNGSMVSSLGNGDIKIVVNGKSKSFSRPECLDESDKIIYIQFKKYYEHCCLVEKTLCTLDTSANSSVTVFPVTLGRRPIAKETKGKSDIPTNCKLKSSFLIKSGEICINYGDGSLVKLDTTTGKVKCETTQGVVMVYDQKDRHLLPEWAKNCLKEIPHLLKPNEQTTTNWKWPNR